One window from the genome of Nomascus leucogenys isolate Asia chromosome 12, Asia_NLE_v1, whole genome shotgun sequence encodes:
- the TNFSF4 gene encoding tumor necrosis factor ligand superfamily member 4 isoform X2, with product MANQPMVSHRYPQIQSIKVQFTEYKKEKGFILTSQKEDEIMKVQNNSVIINCDGFYLISLKGYFSQEVNISLHYQKDEEPLFQLKKVRSVNSLMVASLTYKDKVYLNVTTDNTSLDDFHVNGGELILIHQNPGEFCVL from the exons gTATCACATCGGTATCCTCAAATTCAAAGTATCAAAGTACAATTTACCG AATATAAGAAGGAGAAAGGGTTCATCCTTACTTCCCAAAAGGAGGATGAAATCATGAAGGTGCAGAACAACTCAGTCATCATCAACTGTGATGGGTTTTATCTCATCTCCCTGAAGGGCTACTTCTCCCAGGAAGTCAACATTAGCCTTCATTACCAGAAGGATGAGGAGCCCCTCTTCCAACTGAAGAAGGTCAGATCTGTCAACTCCTTGATGGTGGCCTCTCTGACTTACAAAGACAAAGTCTACTTGAATGTGACCACTGACAATACCTCCCTGGATGACTTCCATGTGAATGGTGGAGAACTGATTCTCATCCATCAAAATCCTGGTGAATTCTGCGTCCTTTGA